The following is a genomic window from Nitrospira sp..
AATCGACGAACACTTCGCCGGATTTCGCGAGCATCTGATATTCGACCGCTCCACCGAACCCTTCGCGCCGTTGGAGCGCCCGGATGGTCCGAGTCGTGACATCTTCTAGCACCGGCACCGCCACCCGCGTGGTGACGGCCCCTAAGAACGTCCCATCGGCATCGAGAATTGGCGCCGTAAAAGCCACCATTCCCACCCCTTGATTGGACTCAGGCCTCGCCACGTCCCCCACCTGGCCCCGTCGCAACTCGCGCGCGCTCCGAAACCACTCGCTCTGGCTGAAATTCTGCCCAACCAGAGACGCCTCCGTTGAGGCGATCATGATGCCCTGCGAGTCCGTGACGCCCAGCCAGTGATACATCGGCGCGTAGGCCGTCTTCATCCATGCCAAGTAACTGCTGAGATACTGCCGATCCGGCGAACGAAGCGCCACGCCATGAGCCATCATCTTCACATCGCCATAGCGCTCGAACAGCAACCGGTCCAAATTGTCCGACACTTCCGCCGCCGCGAGCGTCAACTGCTCTCCCGCGGACCAGACCAACCGCCGCTCAACATACCGCAGCAGCACCGCCCCGATGCCGAGCGCAAGAATCGTGACCACGACAATCAGAAACGGAAGCCACCCATAGCGGCGCGAGGACTGGGCAAGCGGTGAGGCGACGGGAAAGCTCATGGCTGTAATGGACTCGCAATCCAACTCTTGACGGTCGCCACGGGATGGTACGTGAGCTTGGCGGCTCGCAGGCCGGGCAACCCGGCATCGTCCATGGCATTGATATACTCGGCGCCGGCGTGGTGCGCGGCGCGGCACGTCTCGCGAAACAGATATTGCGCCAATCCGGGCACGGCTCGGTCGGCAACTTCGACCAGCACCGCAAACGTCTCGGGCGCCAGCCGGTAGCCAAACGTATAGCCCATCACCCGATCCTGCACACAGACCACGCTGCCAGCGAGTCCCTGCCGGTCGGCCAGTTCCCAGACCAGCTCATGCGCCGCTGCGGCATCCTCTAAAAGAAATTGCCCCATCGCATCCAGTTGCCCTGATTGCTTCTGCGACACCCATCGACGGAACAGATCGCGGCAGGCAGGCCGGTCGGCCGCCCTATACGGACGGAGCGCGACCGAGGCCATCCGCTCGACCCGGTTGCACAGCGCGCGTTGCGACCGATAGGAATCTCCGGCGAGCCGCGCCAGCGAGCCAGTCCGGTACAGATAGTCCGGAGACTTCTCCGACCAACGCAGACGGCTGCCGGCGAGACGCGCCTGCTGGCGATCCGTCATACTCTCAATCCGGCTGACCGGAGAACCATGATTCCATCGATGCAAATCGGCAAGCCCCTCCTCGACCGATTCTTCGAGCGGTCGTGGCCCAATCGGAGGCAACGGCATAAACCACCCATCGGGGGAAGAGGCGAACAGGAAGAATACACCGTCCCGTTCCATCCACCAATAGGGCAGCGTCGCCGTCCATATATAGTGATACTCAAAGGCATAGGCTGCTAGTGCCTCATGGCCTAGACATTCGGACCTCTCCAACGCCTCCTTCATCCGAGGCGCATCTTCCATCCGAAGCGGACGGAGACGCGAGTCCGGCTGCAAAACCGGCTGACAAGAACGCAGCCGGCCTGTCACCTCCGGAAGCGAGGCGAGCACGATCACATCCTCCTGGAACCGTCCAATGAGGCGAGGATTCTTCGAAAGAAGCTGGAGCATGCGATCGTGCTGAAGAAGCGCCTGAACCCGCCCGGCATGCCGGCGGATCTCTTCGGGAACGGCCTCCCGCATGAAAGGACACTTGGTATCCCATCCCAGCTCGATCTCTGAACCATCGGCACTCCACATCAGCGCCAGCGGATAGAGCTGGCAGTCGAGCGGCCGCTGTTCATAGATGCCGCAGTGCGACGTCGCCGGATCGAAGGCGGGACAGAGATAGCCCTCGCTCTCTGCGTCTTTGACCAGCGCAATTTGAGAGCCAGCGGGATCGATAAACAACGCCGGCGATAGTCCCTGCGCCACCGCCGCATCAATCTCATCCCGCGTAAAGTAGGGGCGCAGGAAACTGTCCGATTCGGGAAATCGGCAACAGACATCGCAGCACAGACATACAGAGCCTGGAATGAATTGAGGCAGTGGGTCGAACGGGCTCACGTGCGAGTTGCACTCCAGCAGATCAAGCGCCATGGCGAGCCCATCATACGATGGGCTCGCCAATCGAGCAAGGAATGATCGCTCAGCCGCATCGCCAAAAACTTTCTCAGCATCCTCCGCTTCCATAATCTCTCGACAACAAGAACACGCACGATAAGAACACCCCTTGTCCGCTTCTGACCCCCATGGTAGCATTTGCGACAGATGTCCTTAATACTCTGACACTCACACAGTCCTCTACTAAAGGACCGCTCTTTGGCCCATACACCGTTACCCTGTTCGTCTCTGGCGTCAGACCTCGCCATCCGCCGCTGTGCCGACTTACAGACACAGCTGGAAGCAGCCGGCCTCTTTGCCTCGGATGCCGCGCCGCTGGCCACGAACTCCTGGCGAGTCAGTCCTTGCCCGCTCGTCCTTTCTCCGGAACAGGTCGCCTTCTTTACCAAACTGGGCCCCCAGCTCCTAGCCTTCTACCGGGCTCACAACCGCCTGTATCTCGACAGCGTGAAGGGCGCTCAGCCGGAATGGGTCGCGCAGTACCTCGATCAGGGCAAACCCGACGCCTTGATCGCCTATAGCCGAATGAAGCGCTTTCGGAATGAGCTGCCTGCGGTGATTCGCCCGGATGTCATTCCCACTCAAGATGGCATGGTCATTACGGAACTGGACTCGGTTCCCGGCGGGATCGGTCTGACGGCCTGCCTGTCCTCCCTCTATAGCGGACTCGATGACCGGCCGCTGCCGCTGGTCGGCGGCCGCGACGGCATGGTGCGAGGATTTGCCGCCATGTTGCAGGCGATCCGGCAAGAACGACCCGGCTGCATTGCCATCGTCGCCTCGGAAGAGGCGAAGGAATACCGGCCGGAAATGACCTGGCTGGCCGCCCGGCTCCGCGAACAGGGCCTTTCCGCCTACTGCATCGAGCCGAAGGAGATCCACTTCACCGAAGAAGGGTTGCGGCTTCACACGGCAATCGGCGAAGAACCCATCGCCGTGCTCTACCGTTTTTACGAACTATTCGATCTCTTGAATATCCCGAAGGCCGAGTTGATCCAGTACGCCGCCAAAAAGGAATTGGTGACGGTCACGCCGCCCTATAAACCGGCCTTGGAGGAAAAGTCGGCCTTTGCGCTGCTGCACCACCCCGTGCTCCGGCCCTTCTGGGAAAAAGAGCTCGGCGAAGCCACCTTGCTCGACCTGACCACGATTATGCCGCGCACCTGGTTGCTCGACCCGGCGCCGATTCCGCCGAGCGCTACCATTCCTGGCCTGCACATGGGCGGCCGCGCCGTCACCAATTGGCGCGATCTCGCCGCCGCCACGCAAAAAGAACGGCATTACGTCATCAAGCCGTCGGGCTTCTCCGAGCTGGCCTGGGGCAGCCGGGGCGTGTCCGTTGGGCACGATCTCCCGCAGACCGAATGGGCCGCGGCCCTCGATCATGCGCTCGCGTCGTTTCCGACGACGCCGTACATTCTTCAGGAGTTTCACAAGGGCCGTCTCTACGAGCTCGACTACTGGGATCCGGCGGCGAACCAGCTGGTAAAAATGAACGGCCGCGCGCGCCTGTCCCCCTACTATTTTGTGGCCAACGGGCAGGCCGAACTGGCCGGAATCCTCGCCACCGTCTGCTCCGCGGAAAAGAAAATTATCCATGGGATGAAAGATGCCATCATGGTCCCCTGCGCGCTGCCACAAGCGTAACGCACAGGCCGTCTCCTTTTCCCCCAATGCCTCATTCCACTTTGACTGTTTTCCGTGGTAGCCTAAGACCATTATGGCGCTGACGCTCTATCATGTGGATTGGTGTCCCGACTGCAAAGCCGTTCGGAACAAACTGGCGGAACTCGGAGTCCCCTATACCGGCATCGTCGTGCCGGACATCCGCCCAATGCGGAAAGTCGTCCATGACGTCTCCGGCCAATATTATGTGCCCGTGCTGGTAGACGGAAACAAGATCTTGACCGAGACGCACGACATCTTGGCCCACCTCGACAGCCACTATGCCAAGACTGCTTCCTAAATCCTCGCTGCAATCTGACGTGCCCGCGCAATCGACGACAGGATGCGTCCGCCCCTGTCGCCGGCGGTTTCATCTCTTACACAGGAGGCCATGACGCCCGTGGAGGAATGGAGACGAATCCTCGCTGAGAGCATCGTGAAACCAAAAGATCTGGCCGACCGGTTCGGACTCGACGAGAAAGAAATCGAAGCCATCGTCGGTCCATACCCTATGCGGATCACCCCGACCGTCCTCGGGACGATGAAAGAAAAAGGCGATGCCATCTGGAAGCAAGTCGTCCCGGAGATCGCGGAGCTGGACGACATCGACGCGGAAGACGATCCCCTCGAAGAAGACCTGATGAGTCCGGTGCCTCACCTGGTCCATCGGTACCCCGACCGCGTCCTCCTCATGGTGACCAACCAATGTCCGATCTACTGCCGCTTCTGCACCAGAAAACGGCTGGTGGGCAAACCAGGCTTTCTGAAGCAAGGCGAACTGGATCGCGCCATCGCCTATCTGCGGGAGCATACCGAAGTCCGGGACGTCATCCTCTCGGGCGGCGATCCACTGCTGCTCCCCGACCATTTGCTGGACCGTATTCTGAAGGCTCTGCGGACGATCCCTCATTTGGAGCTTATTCGCATCGGATCCCGTGTGCCGGGCACGCTGCCGCAGCGGATTACGGCGAAGCTCTGCGAGATCGTCAAGAAGTATCACCCGATCTATATGAACCTGCATTTCAATCACCCCGACGAGCTGACGCCCGAAGTCAAAGCCGCTTGCGGCATGCTGGCGGATGCGGGCGTGCCACTTGGCGCGCAAACCGTCCTGTTGAAAGGGGTGAACGACGATCCGGAGATTATGAAACGCCTGGTGCATCAGTTGCTCCTGGCGCGGGTCAAGCCCTATTATCTCTATCAGGCGGACTTGACGAAGGGGACAAATCATTTTCGCACGACCGTGGAAACCGGGCTGAACATCGTCAAGGCGTTGCAAGGCCATACCAGCGGCATGGCCGTTCCGCATTTCGTCATCGACGCGCCCGGCGGGGGCGGGAAGATTCCGCTGCTGCCCAGCGACTATCTCGTCAATTTGGATGAGGACGGAGCCGTGCTCCGCAACTACGAACGCAAGACGTTCCACTATCCGCAACCGACATCCGGCCGCGAACTGCCAATGGTCGGCGCCCGCGCCGGATTCGAGTACGACGCGAACGAAAATAGTTATCCCGATCGCGACGGGTTCTCCTCATGGGGCAATAGTTGCGGAGGCAATACGGACGATCTGTGAGCACACCATCGACCCACGGCATTCTCCCATATCAGGATATTAAGCAGCTGGTCGCCACGCAGGCGATTGCGGCCTCTCCCGCCGTCGAAGACCGGCAGATTCAACCGGCCAGCCTCGACCTGCGCCTGGGGCACAAAGCCTACCGGCTGATCAGCAGTTTTCTGCCTGAATTGTCCGCCATTTCCTCGCGGCTCGATGTCCTCGACTTCTATCAATCCGATCTGGTCATGTACGAGGTGGATTTGACGGAAGGGGCCATTCTGGAAAAAGGCCATGTCTACCTCGTGCCGCTGCTGGAAAGCCTGAAGCTCCCCAAAACCCTGCGCGCCAGGGCGAACCCGAAAAGCACCACCGGTCGATTGGATGTCTTCACCCGTGTCGTGACGGACCTGAATGCGGGCTTCGACGAAATCCGCGCCGGCTATCGCGGGCCGTTATTTCTTGAAGTCGTGCCGCGCTCGTTCGCCGTCAAAGTCCGCACCGGCCAGTCGCTGAATCAGATTCGGTTCGTCCGCGGCGACGCGACCGTCAGCGACGCGTCGTTGAAAACGCTGCACCGCAAATCGCCGCTGCTCTATCACAACAGCCCGGCCAGAACCACGCTGGAACAAGGCGAGTTCCGCGCCGAGCGCGGGCTCTTCCTGCGCATCGACCTCAAGGGCGGCGACCGGACGGGCTCCCGCATCATCGGGTATCGAGCCAAGAAAAACAGCCACGTCATCGATCTGGCCAAAGTCGGGCACTATCGCGCGGCGGACTTTTGGGAACCGCTCTACCGCCACCGGAACGACAGCCTGCTCCTGGAACCGGAAGAGTTTTATATTCTGGCGTCCAAGGAGCGCATTCGCGTGCCAGCCGGGTACGCCGCCGAAATGGTCGCGTATGAAGCGGCCTGCGGAGAGTTGCGCACGCACTACGCCGGATTCTTCGACCCGGGCTTCGGCTATGGCGCGAAGGGCGAGATCAAGGGGACGCAGGTGGTGCTGGAAGTCCGCCCCCACGATGTGCCGTTCCTGATCCACGACGGGCAGACGTTTTTTAAGGTTGTATATGACCGCATGCTCGACGTACCCTCACAGCTCTACGGCACCACGTTAGGATCGTCGTATCAAGGACAGGCCCTCACGCTCAGCAAACATTTTAAAGTGTAACCATGGCACCGACAGACCTCCCGACAAAAGATCCCGCGCCGCCTTCGTCGCCGGGCCACGTGGACGGCGAGACCAGCGAGGACAAGCAGCTGAGCGTCGCCGGCATGATGACCGGCACTGCGCTGATCTTCATCGGTTTTCTGAACGTCTTTCTGTCGATCAGCGGCGGCTTCGAGATCAATGCCGTCCCGCTGCTCATCTATTTCGGCGGCATCGCCGTCTGGGCCAATGCGGTCGTCGAGAACCCCACATGGCGCTACAGCGTCATGATCGCCGCCATCGCCATCGGGCTGGGATTTTTCCACTATGGCGAAGTGCTTTTCTGGCACAAGCAAGTCGTCTTCTGGGTAACCGTCGTGGTCGTCATGTACTTCATGTTCCGAGAGCCCAAGACACCGGACCGCTAAGCCTCGGTGATGATTGCCGTCATCATCCCCACCCTGAACGAATCCTCGACCATCGCGCACACACTGGCGCACACCGTTGCATTGGGATTCGACGACATTATTGTCAGCGACGGCGGCAGCACCGACTCGACCATCCAAATCGTTCAGACCTGCTGTGCCAAGATGCAGACCATCAAGCTGATCACCGCGCCGACCGGCCGCGCCCGTCAAATGAACGAGGGCGTGAAGGCCTGCCGCAACGACATCCTCCTGTTTCTCCATGCCGACACGGAGCTGCCTCCACAGGCCAAGCAGGCCATTGAATCTGCCTTGAACGATCCACAGATCGTCGGAGGCCGGTTCGATGTCCGCTTCGACCGGCCCTCCCGTTGGGGCACGGTGATCAGCTGGCTGATGAACCGGCGCTCGCGCCTCACCGGCATCGCCACCGGCGATCAAGCCCTCTTCGTCCGCCGCCGGATTTTTGAACAGATGGGCGGCTTCCCGGAAATCCCGCTGATGGAAGATATTGCCTTCAGCCGGCGATTGAAGCGCCAGGGACCAACCGCCGCGCTCACCGACTGCGTGACGACCTCGTTTCGCCGCTGGGAGCAGAATGGCCCGCTCCGCACAATTCTCTTGATGTGGACCCTGCGGTTCCTGTATTGGCTGGGGGTCAGCCCAGCACGACTCAACCATTTTTACAGGGCCATCCGATGAAGCAGCAGACTCCTTCTTCGCCCCAGGCCGCGCACAACGCCGCACTCGTTATTTTTGCCAAGGCGCCGATTGCCGGACAGGTCAAAACCCGTCTCTGTCCACCCCTCACCCACGACGAAGCTGCCACGTTACACGGCAGCTTTGTCCTCGACATGCTGGAGCGCACCAAGGCCGGCGCCGCCAAACTCAAGCTGCCGGTCGATCGCTATCTGGCCTGCGCGCCATCTTCCACGCTCGTCTTTTTCCAAATCATGGAAGAACGGCAACGCGTGAAGTTGATCGACCAGGTGGGCGACGATCTGGGCGCGCGCATGCAGCAGGCGTTCGCAGCCCTGTTCGCCAAGGGCTACCGGAAGGTCATCGTCGTCGGCACCGATATCCCGTCGCTCCCGCTCGATCATTACCAGCAGGCCCTGGCTTTGCTGGATACGCACGACATCGTGCTAGGACCGGCAATGGATGGCGGTTACTATTTGATCGGGCTCACGCAACCGAGGCCGGAGCTCTTTGCCGGCATCGCCTGGTCCACCGAGCGCGTGCTCGCCGCCACACAAGAGAAAGCGGCCAGCCTCAGCTTGAAAACGGCGCTGCTGCCTCCATGGCGCGATGTCGATACCATCGACGACCTGCGCGCATTGATCGAAGCCAGCGCGTTGGATGCAAAAAATCCAAAACACGAACAGGCCTTTTCACAACGGACCGCCGGCGCATTGCAACATCTCGCGAAGAGCCTTCGGGCAAGAGCTGGCAGCCCTCCACCATCGAACGGATATCCCGCATGAATGAACGGATTGCCCTGATTACCGGCGGAGCCAAGGGGATCGGAAGAGGGATTGCCCTCGACTTGGCCGCGCAGCACTGGAAGATCGCCATCTGCTATCGGACGAGCGAGGCGGAGGCTCAGAAAACGGCGTTGGCCATCACCGAACGGGGCGGACAGGCGCTCGCCATTCGCTGCGATGTCTCGGACCCCGTTGCGGCAAAAGACCTGGTGGCCCAGATCGAACGAACCTGGGGGCACATCGATGCCCTCATCAACGGAGCCGGCCCCTACCATCGCGTAAATCTGTTCGACGAAACAGTCGAAGGCTGGAACGAGATGTTCGACGGCAATCTCCACCCTATTTTCTATCTAGCCAAAGCCGCAGCCCCTGGAATGCAAGCGCGCAAGAGCGGCCGCATCATCAATTTCAGCATGGCCAACACCGAGCAGATGATCTCGCAACCGGACGTGACCGCGCATTATATCGCCAAAGCGGGCGTGCTGATTCTAACCCGGACGCTGGCGAAGCTGCTGGCGCCCCATGGCATCACCGTGAACGCGATCTCGCCGGGATTCATCGATTCCGGCAGCGCGCCGCCGGGAGAGTTGGCCAGCATGATGAAGCGCATTCCCGCCGGCTATATCGGCACCGTCGACGACATCGTCGCCGCCGTGCGATACTTGCTGAGTGAAGACGCGCGCTACGTGAATGGCGCGAATATTCAGATCAGCGGCGCCTGGGGAATTTAGGAAGAATGGGACTGTGCCCGTGGCGTTTTCTTGCTCACTGAACGCGCACCGGGAACAATCGAAATTTTTGATTACGGGCGGTGCTCGCTCAATGTGCGCAGGGAAAACCGCCACGAGCACAGTCCCTAAGAAGGGATGAGAGAAAGGATCGTTGAAGACGGCGCTCGGTCAATGCGCGCAGTCTGAAACCAACCCGCTCACCTCGCTGAGTGAGTGGAAGGGGAGAAAAAACATATGAAAACCGATCAAGAACGGGAAGCGCATCGTCGATTTGTCCAGGCGCTGCAGCATGAGCACCTCACTTGCTCCAAGCCTGGCTGCGGGGGTGCGATGGATGTCGCCGACCTCACGCCGCACAACGCCCGCATTAAATCCTATGAAGCGACTTGCGAGCGCTGCCACTTGGTCGAAAAGATTACCGGCAAGGAAGAGCATCAGCCGGCGTGGGACATCGCCTCGATTACGATGATGGCGGAAGTGCATCTTCTCCACGACCAGCCGACCTGTCCCTTCGACGACACCCCTATCACCTTCATCTCCATGCCCAACCCCCGCCGCAAAGCCCGCTATCGCCTCGCCTGCTTCTACTGCGGCCGCCACACCGAAATGAACTGGCCGCCGCCGGAAGCCAAGGGATAAGCTCTCTTCTCCCAACACCAACTCGGCAAAAGAAAACCGGCGGACCGCCACAAGAGCGTCCGCCGGTTTATTGCTGTCCCGGCTCATGCCGGTCTATATGCGGCTTGGCGTTACTTGCCGAATGCTTTCTTTAGCAGCGGTTCCATCTCGCCCTTCTTTTCCATCGGGTCCAGGATATCGGTGTCGCCGTAGAAGGTCCCATCGATGAACACCTTGGGCAACGTCGGCCAGTTGGTCATCTTGGTCAGCGCTTCCCGCTTGACCGGCTGCGACAGCACATCGACCAATTCGTACGGATAGCCGTACTTGTCGAAAAACTGCATCGTTTCGCGCGTGAATCCACACATCGGCATGGTCTTCGTTCCCTTGCCATAGATCAGAATCTTATGCGCTTTCACTTCCTTCTGGATTTCCTCTTCTATCGGTTCAGCCATCGTCCCCTCCTAAGCTTCGTCTCTCGTTCGGGCGGTCAACTCCAAGGCGTGAATACGCCCATCCTTCATCGGCACATCGAGCGCCTGATAGATAAGCCGGTGCCGGTCCAGAAGACTTTTCTCACGAAACGCCTCCGACACCACGGTCACTTTCAAATGATCCATCGTCCCGGTGCGATCGGTCACCGTCACCGCCGCGTCCGGCAGGCTCTTCTGAACGTACTGGGTCAACACTTCCGGTGTAATCATGCCCGGCCTCCATCTATGAGTCTGAGGATACCCGAGGGCAGACTGGAAACGCAATTCACTTAAATTGAACCATGACCGCACAACTCCGTCGTTCATACCGTTGCACCTGGTGTCTATGAGCCAACGATGGTGGTGGATATCCACCAGAGAAATTCACTCCATCCATCGGCCAGCTGCAATCTATTCATTTGCAATGGACTTTCACAATCTCATGTCCGGCATCGAGATTGCTCAATGACGACAGCAGGAGTTCAACCATGAACCACATGAATCGTACTCATCCAAAGCCTTCCATCATTCACCATCAAGGAGGTTGCCATGGCTGACTTTAAATCGGGATTCTTTGTCGGAGGAGATGCGTGCAACGGGCGAGTCCTTGTCGTGGACGATGAGCCGGATATCCGCAAAGTCGTCAAGATGACCTTACAGAAAGCTGGGTACGACGTGCTGGAGGCCGAGAATGGCGAGAAGGCCATTGAAGCCATCAACAGCGGAGAAAACCGGCTGCTGCTCGACGTCATGGTCTGCGATATCCGCATGCCGAAGGTCAATGGGATCGAAGCGATCGCCTACTTCCGGCAGAATTATCCCCGCGTGCCCTTGATTGTTCTCACCGGGTTCCCCGATACCGACATGGCCACGTCGTTGCTCAGGCAGGGGGTGGTCGACTATCTGGTGAAACCCGTTGAAGGAGAGAAGCTGAAAGCCGCCGTCGCCCGTGCGATGGAGCAACGCGAACTGGCGCCCTTATGAACTCATCGGCGCCGCGGCTATCCGGGAAGGATCAGGCGGGGAGGACCGCGCATCGGCCCTCCCCGGCCTCACGAGAGAAGGATCCCGTCAACCCTATGCTGACGACCACCACGCATCCCACAAACATGACACCCACCAAAGTGGCTATTCTTGGAGCCGGTCGAGGAGGCACCGCGCTCCTCAACTTACTCCACCAAATTCAGGCCATCGAGATTGTCGGCATCGCCGACTGCAACCCCGAAGCCTCCGGCCTGCAACGGGCCCGCGACCTGCGCGTGCCGGTCGTGACTCACGTCGCTGAGCTCATCCAAAACCACGCGGTGCAGCTGATTCTCGACGTGACCGGCGATCCCGACGTAGAGGCGATGCTCCGCCGCCACGCCCGGCCTGAAACGGATGCACTCAGCGGCTCCGCGTCCCGCATGCTCTGGGAACTGGTTCAACATGAATCGACGCTGCAAGCCGAACTGCTTCAAGCCGAAAAACTCGCGGGCATCGGGTCCTTCGCCGCCGGCATCGCCCACGACATCAATAACCCGCTGCAGCTGATTCTCGGACTCGCAGAAAATTTGGAGGACGAGACCGACCTGGAGACCGTTCATGCGCAAGCCGCCGACATCATTACCGCCGTCAAGCGCACCACGGCCATTTGCAGAGATCTGACGTCCTATGCCCGGCGCTCGGCCTCTCATAACCATAGCCTGATTCATCTCAATACCAGGCTCGACGAAGCGCTCAAGATCGCCCGGTATGCCGTCGGGCTCCACGATATCGACATCGTCAAGCACTATGCGCCCGACGCCGCCGCCGCAGGACATCCGGACGAACTCCTCCATGTCTTTGTCAACCTCATCACCAACGCCGTCCAGGCCATGAGCGACGGCGGCACGTTGACGCTGCGCACGGCCATCGGATCGGACCGCGTCACCATACAAGTCTCCGATACCGGCTGCGGCATTCCCTCCGATCTCTTCAACGCGATTTTCGAACCATTTTTTACCACCAAGCCACCGGGGAAAGGCACCGGATTAGGCCTGTATAACATCAAGCACGTCATCCACCAGATGCACGGCACCATTGCCGTGGCCAGCGACGTCGGCATCGGCAGCACCTTTACCGTCACCTTGCCGCGAACAGCACAGACATGACTCCCATGACCACACCAAGGCCGGCGCGCGCGCCGCGGACGCCGCGAGAAACGCGGTGGGGACTGAAAAGCAAACTGATTCTCTCCATGCTCTTGGTCGGCATCGTGCCGCTCGTCGTGGGATTGGGCATGGCCTTCTGGCAGGGATCGCAAGAAATTCGCGACGTCAACGGCGAAAGTTTCAAGGCTCTCGCCACAGAAGCCGCGAGAAAACTCGATCTGCTGGTGGCCGACGAAGTGGCCCGCACCGCCCGCATCGCCAATGATCCCGCCGTCGTCCGGGAACTGGAGCGCCGTCGGGATCTCGTGCAAAACCATCCCCCTTCCTCCTCCCCGCCGGCCAAAGCCGACGCGGCGGCCCGCTGGGCCGCTCACGACCCGGCGCTGCTCAAGGAGATCAACGGCAGTCCATTGGCCACGCTACTGCAAGAGCATTACACCGGCACACACAGCACCCCCGACCAACTACTGCCGTCAGTCGTCCGTTCGGCCACGAAAATGCTGTTCTTGACCGATATCCAGGGCGCGCTGATGGCCGCCATGACCACCCTGCCGGAATTCCGGCACGACCACACTGTCTGGTGGCAAGGCGCGTATAACCACGGCGCGGGGAAGCTCTACATTGAAGACGTCCACTTCGACGAAAAGATCGACGCGTATGCGTTCACCATTTCCATCCCTGTCATGGACAGTCTCCGATACGAAGTGGTCGGCGTGTTGCATCGTGTGGTCGACGCCAAAGAGTTCTTTTCGCCCTCGACCCATGTCATCCGGTTTGGGAAAACTGGGCACGTCATGCTGATCGACAGCCGCGGCATTGTCATGAGCTGCCCCATCCTGCCGACCGGCATCGCCCTCTCCGACAGCAGCCTGATCCCGCAGATCACCCCGTTGCAGCCGGGCTGGGTGCAGGCCGCAAGCGACGGACACGGAAGCCATGCAACCTCGATCATCGGGTTTGCGCCGCTGCCGGAAACCAGCCGCGCGACGAACGGCTCCCTGAGCGGCGGCTCGTGGCATACCTTCGTCTGGCAATCGTCCGATGAACTGTTTGCGCCGATCCAGCATCTCTTTACGTGGATGGTCATCTTCGGCGGCATCGCCCTCGTGCTCCTCGCCATCCTGGGCTACGTCGCCGCCAGCCGCATCGTCACGCCGGTCCGCGCGCTGCAACAAGCCGCCCAGGCGATTGGGCGGGGAGAACTCCACACTACCATCGACATTCGCACCGGCGACGAATTAGAAGACCTGGCCAACGAATTCACTCGAATGAATGCCCAACTGGAAGCCGCCTTCGCCGGCTTGACCGACCAAGTCACCTTGAAGACACAAGAAGTGGATTACCTCCGGCAGTCGACCGATCAAATTCTCGATACCGTCCCGACACCGATCATCCTGATCGACGCTCAGGAATCGGTTCACTACATGAATCAGGCTGCCCGCGAGACCTTCCACCT
Proteins encoded in this region:
- a CDS encoding L-lysine 2,3-aminomutase (MaGe:77309775), which produces MTPVEEWRRILAESIVKPKDLADRFGLDEKEIEAIVGPYPMRITPTVLGTMKEKGDAIWKQVVPEIAELDDIDAEDDPLEEDLMSPVPHLVHRYPDRVLLMVTNQCPIYCRFCTRKRLVGKPGFLKQGELDRAIAYLREHTEVRDVILSGGDPLLLPDHLLDRILKALRTIPHLELIRIGSRVPGTLPQRITAKLCEIVKKYHPIYMNLHFNHPDELTPEVKAACGMLADAGVPLGAQTVLLKGVNDDPEIMKRLVHQLLLARVKPYYLYQADLTKGTNHFRTTVETGLNIVKALQGHTSGMAVPHFVIDAPGGGGKIPLLPSDYLVNLDEDGAVLRNYERKTFHYPQPTSGRELPMVGARAGFEYDANENSYPDRDGFSSWGNSCGGNTDDL
- a CDS encoding Putative Glutaredoxin (Evidence 3 : Putative function from multiple computational evidences; MaGe:77309774) is translated as MALTLYHVDWCPDCKAVRNKLAELGVPYTGIVVPDIRPMRKVVHDVSGQYYVPVLVDGNKILTETHDILAHLDSHYAKTAS
- a CDS encoding hypothetical protein (Evidence 4 : Unknown function but conserved in other organisms; MaGe:77309772) gives rise to the protein MEAEDAEKVFGDAAERSFLARLASPSYDGLAMALDLLECNSHVSPFDPLPQFIPGSVCLCCDVCCRFPESDSFLRPYFTRDEIDAAVAQGLSPALFIDPAGSQIALVKDAESEGYLCPAFDPATSHCGIYEQRPLDCQLYPLALMWSADGSEIELGWDTKCPFMREAVPEEIRRHAGRVQALLQHDRMLQLLSKNPRLIGRFQEDVIVLASLPEVTGRLRSCQPVLQPDSRLRPLRMEDAPRMKEALERSECLGHEALAAYAFEYHYIWTATLPYWWMERDGVFFLFASSPDGWFMPLPPIGPRPLEESVEEGLADLHRWNHGSPVSRIESMTDRQQARLAGSRLRWSEKSPDYLYRTGSLARLAGDSYRSQRALCNRVERMASVALRPYRAADRPACRDLFRRWVSQKQSGQLDAMGQFLLEDAAAAHELVWELADRQGLAGSVVCVQDRVMGYTFGYRLAPETFAVLVEVADRAVPGLAQYLFRETCRAAHHAGAEYINAMDDAGLPGLRAAKLTYHPVATVKSWIASPLQP
- a CDS encoding hypothetical protein (Evidence 4 : Unknown function but conserved in other organisms; MaGe:77309773), which encodes MAHTPLPCSSLASDLAIRRCADLQTQLEAAGLFASDAAPLATNSWRVSPCPLVLSPEQVAFFTKLGPQLLAFYRAHNRLYLDSVKGAQPEWVAQYLDQGKPDALIAYSRMKRFRNELPAVIRPDVIPTQDGMVITELDSVPGGIGLTACLSSLYSGLDDRPLPLVGGRDGMVRGFAAMLQAIRQERPGCIAIVASEEAKEYRPEMTWLAARLREQGLSAYCIEPKEIHFTEEGLRLHTAIGEEPIAVLYRFYELFDLLNIPKAELIQYAAKKELVTVTPPYKPALEEKSAFALLHHPVLRPFWEKELGEATLLDLTTIMPRTWLLDPAPIPPSATIPGLHMGGRAVTNWRDLAAATQKERHYVIKPSGFSELAWGSRGVSVGHDLPQTEWAAALDHALASFPTTPYILQEFHKGRLYELDYWDPAANQLVKMNGRARLSPYYFVANGQAELAGILATVCSAEKKIIHGMKDAIMVPCALPQA